In the Campylobacter concisus genome, one interval contains:
- a CDS encoding RNA-binding S4 domain-containing protein, which yields MRVDKFLNVVNITKRRAVSEDMCKSGVVSINGVQAKAAKDVKIGDVITIKFLAREARYEVLAIPTTKSIPKSAQSEYVKEL from the coding sequence ATGAGAGTAGATAAATTTTTAAACGTAGTAAATATCACCAAAAGGCGTGCTGTCAGCGAAGATATGTGCAAAAGTGGCGTTGTGAGCATTAACGGCGTGCAGGCAAAAGCGGCAAAAGATGTAAAGATCGGCGACGTGATCACCATCAAATTTCTAGCTCGCGAGGCGAGATATGAGGTGCTAGCGATCCCAACTACAAAAAGCATACCAAAAAGCGCTCAGAGCGAATACGTGAAAGAGCTTTGA
- the tsaE gene encoding tRNA (adenosine(37)-N6)-threonylcarbamoyltransferase complex ATPase subunit type 1 TsaE yields MVFELLENELDELVRVLPKSGVVLLSGDLASGKTTLVKAIIKAHGIDESVTSPTFSLMQIYGKDIYHYDIYQIGFDGMAKNGLFENLFEEGLHLVEWGDENLEKALKKNGESYTLVKISPSKNGRKYEVISA; encoded by the coding sequence ATGGTTTTTGAGCTTTTAGAAAATGAGCTTGATGAGCTTGTGCGGGTGCTGCCAAAAAGTGGCGTGGTGCTACTAAGTGGCGATCTAGCAAGTGGCAAAACAACGCTTGTAAAGGCGATCATCAAGGCTCACGGCATAGATGAGAGCGTGACGTCGCCGACATTTTCTTTGATGCAAATTTACGGCAAAGATATCTACCACTACGACATTTATCAGATCGGATTTGACGGGATGGCTAAAAATGGCCTTTTTGAAAATCTATTTGAAGAGGGGCTTCATCTAGTAGAGTGGGGCGATGAAAATTTAGAAAAAGCTCTAAAGAAAAACGGCGAGAGCTATACATTAGTAAAAATTTCTCCTAGCAAAAATGGTAGAAAATACGAGGTTATAAGTGCATAA
- a CDS encoding argininosuccinate synthase — MKKDVKKVVLAYSGGLDTSIILKWLQDEYNCEVVTFTADIGQGEELEPARKKALALGVKPENIFIEDLREEFVRDYVFPMFRANAVYEGEYLLGTSIARPLIAKRQSEIARLVGADGVSHGATGKGNDQVRFELGYYALGDNLTIIAPWREWDLNSREKLLAYAEKNGIDITKKPGKSPYSMDANLLHISYEGLVLEDPSHAPEDDMWRWSVDPKNALDKSEIIEIGYEKGDPMSINGKKMSPAEILTELNRLGAKHGIGRLDIVENRSVGMKSRGCYETPGGTIMLKAHRAIESITLDRGAAHLKDEIMPKYAELVYNGYWWSPERNMLQALIDKSQEHVNGSVKVELYKGNVIILGRNSKDDNLFSEAYCTFEEDSVYDQKDAEGFIKLNALRFIIARKNGRKFD, encoded by the coding sequence ATGAAAAAAGATGTAAAAAAAGTTGTTTTAGCATACTCAGGCGGACTTGACACAAGCATTATTTTAAAATGGCTTCAAGATGAATACAACTGCGAAGTAGTCACATTTACGGCTGACATCGGACAAGGCGAAGAGCTAGAGCCTGCACGCAAAAAAGCCCTAGCACTTGGTGTGAAGCCTGAAAACATTTTTATTGAAGATTTAAGAGAAGAATTTGTACGTGATTATGTATTTCCAATGTTTAGAGCAAACGCAGTCTACGAGGGCGAGTATCTGCTTGGCACATCGATAGCGCGCCCATTAATAGCAAAACGTCAAAGTGAGATCGCAAGACTTGTTGGCGCTGATGGCGTGAGTCATGGGGCAACAGGCAAAGGCAACGACCAAGTTCGCTTTGAGCTTGGATACTACGCACTTGGCGATAATCTAACTATCATCGCTCCATGGCGTGAATGGGATCTAAATAGCCGTGAAAAACTTTTGGCATACGCTGAGAAAAACGGCATAGATATCACTAAAAAACCAGGCAAGAGCCCATACTCAATGGACGCAAATTTACTTCACATCAGCTACGAAGGTCTAGTGCTTGAAGATCCGAGCCACGCACCAGAAGATGATATGTGGAGATGGAGTGTTGACCCTAAAAATGCTCTAGATAAGAGCGAGATCATAGAGATTGGCTATGAAAAAGGCGATCCAATGAGCATAAACGGCAAAAAAATGAGCCCAGCTGAAATTTTAACCGAGCTAAACCGCCTTGGCGCAAAACACGGCATCGGCAGACTTGACATCGTAGAAAACCGCTCAGTTGGCATGAAGAGCCGCGGCTGCTACGAAACACCAGGCGGCACGATAATGCTAAAAGCTCACCGCGCGATAGAGAGTATCACGCTAGATCGCGGTGCTGCTCATTTAAAAGATGAGATCATGCCAAAATACGCCGAGCTAGTTTACAACGGCTACTGGTGGTCACCTGAGCGAAATATGCTCCAAGCACTCATCGACAAGAGCCAAGAGCACGTAAATGGCTCAGTTAAAGTTGAGCTTTATAAAGGCAATGTGATCATCCTTGGTAGAAACAGCAAAGATGATAATCTATTTAGCGAGGCGTACTGCACGTTTGAAGAGGATAGCGTTTATGACCAAAAAGATGCAGAGGGATTTATCAAGCTAAATGCACTTCGCTTTATAATCGCACGCAAAAATGGGCGAAAATTTGACTAA
- a CDS encoding adenylosuccinate lyase encodes MKVTQTLESLSILTDNDTLFRELRDMISRNFTKILSNKNKVISFYEESEIPQRKCFLKFIKKLYEKQSDDKLDIRFANYKTIKLGFVQKNTLTPVISLNINFVKNEVKFELKDTLCRDFASYISESLVKSNVAFSKNDDFLNITISNDNDINTLNKLLYKRSYPKFSVNFIYDEKDYKAFKQGIKIKSSSKFVSRFSVLANLLEENFGILGCKKDDDFETIRQSYLSLVNIYHPDRHANKNPLIQEEYAKKFKNIQSAYESLKPYFKNQENFVMVG; translated from the coding sequence ATGAAAGTTACGCAAACATTAGAATCTCTAAGCATTTTAACTGATAATGACACTTTGTTTCGTGAGCTTAGAGATATGATAAGCAGAAATTTTACAAAAATTTTATCTAATAAAAATAAGGTTATTTCGTTTTACGAAGAGAGCGAGATCCCGCAACGCAAGTGCTTTTTAAAATTTATAAAAAAACTTTATGAAAAGCAAAGTGATGATAAGCTCGATATTCGTTTTGCAAACTATAAAACCATAAAGCTTGGCTTTGTTCAAAAAAATACCCTAACTCCAGTCATTAGCCTAAACATAAATTTTGTAAAAAATGAAGTTAAATTTGAACTAAAAGATACACTTTGCAGAGATTTTGCTAGCTACATCAGTGAGAGTCTAGTAAAAAGCAATGTTGCTTTTAGCAAAAATGATGATTTTTTAAACATCACTATCTCAAACGACAACGACATAAACACATTAAACAAACTGCTCTACAAAAGAAGCTATCCAAAATTTAGCGTAAATTTTATTTATGATGAAAAAGACTACAAAGCCTTTAAACAAGGCATAAAAATAAAAAGCTCATCTAAATTTGTAAGCAGATTTTCTGTGCTTGCAAATTTACTTGAGGAAAATTTTGGGATTTTGGGTTGCAAAAAAGATGATGACTTTGAAACTATCAGACAGAGCTATCTTTCACTCGTAAATATCTATCACCCAGACAGGCACGCCAACAAAAATCCTCTCATACAAGAAGAATACGCAAAGAAATTTAAAAATATTCAATCTGCTTATGAGAGCCTAAAACCATACTTTAAAAATCAAGAAAATTTTGTGATGGTTGGCTAG
- a CDS encoding alpha/beta hydrolase yields MVKAFKFLLFTLGVTQILYAAPQQTPEPLSEMAASKFEISTFKMSANDEIYKIFTAKLKGQNEFKNVLFLLDANAQFNMLLNEFDGKAAPLIVGIGYDTDKSYEVEKRTRDLTPKADGEEFSKGGGADAFYHFLTKNLVPLINEKFNVQNSQKSLYGHSFGGLFTLYALLKNEGVFANFFIASPSLWWGESEILKQNVSDGKFKEKLKAKFVFLSVGELEKRKGKTDKPGILKASDLAQILKQSGANSHFELFKNETHGSVIPLNLKELLKYLKD; encoded by the coding sequence ATGGTAAAAGCGTTTAAATTTTTGCTTTTTACGCTTGGTGTGACTCAAATTTTGTACGCAGCCCCACAACAAACGCCAGAACCGCTAAGCGAGATGGCTGCTAGTAAATTTGAAATTTCAACCTTTAAAATGAGTGCAAATGATGAAATTTATAAAATTTTCACAGCCAAGCTAAAGGGGCAAAACGAGTTTAAAAACGTGCTTTTCTTACTTGACGCAAACGCCCAGTTTAATATGCTTTTAAATGAATTTGATGGCAAGGCTGCTCCGCTAATAGTAGGCATAGGATATGACACAGATAAAAGCTACGAAGTAGAAAAACGCACAAGAGATCTCACGCCAAAGGCGGATGGCGAGGAGTTTAGTAAAGGCGGGGGCGCAGATGCGTTTTATCACTTTTTAACTAAAAATTTAGTGCCGCTAATCAATGAGAAATTTAATGTGCAAAATAGCCAAAAGAGCCTTTATGGACACTCTTTTGGCGGGCTTTTTACACTTTACGCTTTGCTTAAAAATGAGGGCGTATTTGCAAATTTCTTTATCGCTTCACCATCTCTTTGGTGGGGCGAGTCTGAGATATTAAAACAAAACGTGAGCGATGGTAAATTTAAAGAGAAACTAAAAGCTAAATTTGTCTTTCTCAGCGTTGGCGAACTTGAAAAGAGAAAAGGCAAAACCGACAAACCTGGCATTTTAAAGGCGAGTGATTTAGCCCAAATTTTAAAACAAAGTGGGGCAAATTCTCACTTTGAGCTTTTTAAAAATGAAACCCATGGCAGCGTCATACCTCTAAATTTAAAAGAGCTTTTAAAATATCTAAAGGATTAA
- the lptB gene encoding LPS export ABC transporter ATP-binding protein, which yields MHKLEVKDLKKTIKKTEIIKGISLEVNSGEVVGLLGPNGAGKTTTFYMICGLISPTSGDVFLDDQKITSVPLHKRAHLGIGYLPQESSIFKELSVEENLLLGAEILNQSEEEIAKRVNEMLNMLNIEPIRLRKGVSLSGGERRRCEIARSLIIKPKFLLLDEPFAGVDPIAVSDIQSIVRDLKKLGIGVLITDHNVRETLAICDRAYVIKDGSLLASGSASEVANNKLVRTHYLGEEFKLLE from the coding sequence GTGCATAAACTAGAAGTAAAAGATCTAAAAAAGACGATCAAAAAAACTGAGATCATAAAAGGCATATCTTTAGAGGTAAATAGTGGCGAAGTGGTGGGGCTTCTTGGGCCAAATGGTGCTGGAAAGACGACTACTTTTTATATGATTTGCGGACTCATCTCACCAACTAGTGGAGATGTCTTTTTGGATGATCAAAAGATTACAAGCGTTCCGCTTCACAAAAGGGCGCACCTTGGTATCGGCTATTTACCGCAAGAATCAAGTATATTTAAAGAGCTAAGCGTAGAAGAAAATTTACTCCTTGGGGCTGAAATTTTAAATCAAAGCGAAGAAGAGATAGCAAAAAGAGTAAATGAGATGCTAAATATGCTAAATATCGAGCCTATCCGCCTAAGAAAGGGCGTTAGTCTAAGTGGTGGCGAGCGTAGACGCTGTGAGATCGCTAGAAGCCTCATCATAAAGCCAAAATTTTTACTTCTTGATGAGCCATTTGCAGGCGTCGATCCTATCGCAGTTAGCGACATCCAAAGTATCGTTAGAGACCTTAAAAAGCTAGGCATCGGTGTTTTGATAACTGACCACAACGTCCGTGAGACGCTAGCCATTTGCGACAGAGCCTACGTCATCAAGGACGGCTCACTGCTAGCAAGCGGTAGTGCGAGCGAAGTGGCAAACAACAAGCTCGTTAGAACGCACTATCTTGGTGAAGAATTTAAGCTACTTGAGTAG
- a CDS encoding TonB-dependent receptor domain-containing protein has translation MRKIKFIAICLSVCVANSLFAAEHKDNNETRLDGVVVSASGFSQQIKEAPASISVISGDELTKDSFTSLHSIAQKVPGVNVVGGEDGAASGISIRGMEKSQTLVLIDGKRVNSSSANPKGGAGDMNSNFIPPAEAIERIEVIRGPMSSLYGSDAVGGVINIITKKDFSKFSGNVGISTTINTHKGIGDGRQGDFYLNLPLYKEFLALQLWGYKKLRDEDSYVGGYQKSDKRNLSAKLWITPDEHNKFFILGSDEKHDYSRTHGKTADPNPRKDVLNAYDYEKKSYGVGYLGEFDSLNADLSYIYDETQRSSLFDKFIPAKAKNHNFNSKFTTFFGAHTLTFGYDFSKQNVGTTFIVSNASKNGLKDPKTYSMSEHAGFIEDEWQILDEKLFLTLGSRLTHNEFFGNHLSPRAYLVYNATDTLSLKGGVATGYKTPNVNQISPEVGTIQGGWSIVDFGNKDLKPEKSTTYEVGAYYDNQADFRGSVTLFRNEFKDKILDTDGSNVNNIPAFGTCPVGTRVRTVGCPGWGTYFNIEGATIWGVELSGDYDILSNLNLSSNYTYNKSKIKTGNPTINTPRGPMKFSETNLGRLDGKSLTATPEHTLHTTLTYKPIKSVKTFFGANYESKLTSVNFGAGNKVRENTKDLLTFDTGVSWDANKHLTLSLNAYNIFDNVRYEEALANDGNYYWYPQEGRRFWFKVAAKW, from the coding sequence ATGAGAAAAATAAAATTTATTGCCATCTGCCTTAGTGTTTGTGTGGCAAATTCTCTCTTTGCAGCAGAGCATAAAGACAATAACGAAACAAGGCTTGATGGCGTCGTAGTAAGTGCGAGTGGCTTTTCGCAGCAGATCAAAGAAGCACCCGCGAGCATAAGCGTGATAAGTGGCGATGAGCTTACAAAAGATAGCTTTACCTCACTTCACTCTATCGCCCAAAAAGTACCAGGTGTAAATGTCGTTGGCGGCGAAGACGGGGCAGCTAGCGGTATCTCGATACGTGGCATGGAGAAGTCTCAAACGCTAGTTTTAATTGATGGTAAAAGAGTAAATTCAAGCAGCGCAAATCCAAAGGGCGGAGCAGGGGATATGAACTCAAATTTCATTCCGCCAGCTGAAGCGATCGAGCGTATAGAGGTCATCCGTGGTCCTATGAGCTCGCTTTATGGTAGCGACGCAGTTGGTGGCGTGATAAATATCATCACCAAAAAGGATTTTTCAAAATTTAGCGGCAATGTCGGCATCTCAACCACGATAAACACGCATAAAGGTATAGGCGATGGTAGACAGGGGGACTTTTATCTAAATTTGCCACTTTACAAAGAGTTTTTAGCGCTTCAGCTTTGGGGATACAAAAAGCTAAGAGATGAGGATAGCTACGTTGGTGGCTACCAAAAAAGCGATAAGAGAAATTTAAGTGCAAAGCTTTGGATAACGCCAGATGAACATAATAAATTCTTCATCCTTGGCTCAGATGAAAAACACGACTACTCGCGCACACATGGCAAAACAGCCGATCCAAATCCAAGAAAGGACGTCTTAAACGCTTATGATTATGAGAAAAAGAGCTATGGTGTGGGCTATCTTGGCGAATTTGATAGCCTAAATGCCGATCTTAGCTATATTTATGATGAAACGCAAAGAAGTAGTCTTTTTGACAAATTTATACCTGCAAAAGCTAAAAATCACAACTTCAACTCTAAATTTACAACGTTTTTTGGCGCACACACTCTAACTTTTGGTTATGACTTTAGCAAGCAAAATGTCGGCACGACCTTCATCGTCTCAAACGCTTCAAAAAACGGCTTAAAAGACCCAAAGACCTACTCGATGAGCGAGCATGCAGGATTTATCGAAGATGAGTGGCAAATTTTAGACGAGAAGCTATTTTTAACGCTTGGCTCAAGGCTTACACACAACGAATTTTTTGGCAACCACCTCTCCCCAAGAGCCTATCTAGTCTATAACGCTACAGATACGCTAAGCCTAAAAGGCGGCGTAGCGACTGGCTATAAAACACCAAATGTTAATCAAATTTCTCCAGAAGTAGGCACTATCCAAGGTGGCTGGAGCATAGTTGATTTTGGCAACAAAGATCTAAAACCAGAAAAGAGTACAACTTATGAAGTTGGGGCATATTATGACAATCAGGCTGATTTCAGAGGCTCGGTGACGCTTTTTAGAAACGAATTTAAGGATAAAATCCTAGACACAGACGGCAGTAATGTCAATAACATACCAGCCTTTGGCACTTGCCCAGTAGGCACTAGAGTCCGAACTGTTGGTTGTCCTGGCTGGGGAACTTACTTTAACATAGAAGGTGCGACCATTTGGGGCGTAGAGCTAAGTGGCGACTATGACATCCTTTCAAACCTAAATTTAAGCTCAAACTACACCTACAATAAGTCAAAGATAAAAACTGGCAACCCAACGATAAATACGCCAAGAGGCCCTATGAAATTTAGTGAGACAAATCTTGGCAGACTTGACGGCAAAAGCCTAACAGCAACGCCAGAGCACACACTTCACACCACGCTTACATATAAGCCTATAAAAAGCGTTAAGACATTTTTTGGCGCAAACTACGAGAGCAAGCTAACAAGCGTAAATTTTGGTGCTGGCAATAAAGTAAGAGAGAACACAAAAGACCTACTCACCTTTGATACAGGCGTCAGCTGGGATGCAAACAAGCACCTAACGCTTAGCCTAAATGCCTACAATATCTTTGATAATGTGAGATACGAGGAGGCGCTAGCAAATGACGGCAACTATTACTGGTATCCGCAAGAGGGCAGGAGATTTTGGTTTAAGGTTGCTGCAAAATGGTAA
- the rplI gene encoding 50S ribosomal protein L9 — translation MKVLLIKDVKGLGKAGEIKEVKDGYGNNFLIGKGFAKAATPDVLRQYEAAQKRKAEELKYEIANLEKLKEELAKVTVVIKKTLGANGSLFGSVSKEEIVAELEKTHHLVVEKRAIDMDTHLKAVGLYDVHVKLGHSINASLKVDVQGE, via the coding sequence ATGAAAGTATTATTAATAAAAGATGTAAAAGGACTTGGAAAAGCTGGCGAGATAAAAGAGGTAAAAGACGGCTACGGCAACAACTTCTTAATCGGCAAAGGCTTTGCAAAAGCAGCCACTCCAGATGTGCTTCGCCAATACGAAGCGGCTCAAAAAAGAAAGGCTGAAGAGCTAAAATATGAGATCGCAAATTTAGAAAAACTAAAAGAAGAGCTTGCAAAAGTGACAGTCGTCATCAAAAAAACTCTTGGCGCAAATGGCTCACTTTTTGGTTCGGTTTCAAAAGAGGAGATCGTAGCAGAGCTTGAAAAAACTCACCATTTAGTCGTAGAAAAAAGAGCGATCGACATGGACACTCACTTAAAAGCAGTCGGCCTTTATGACGTTCATGTAAAGCTTGGACACTCGATAAATGCGAGCTTAAAGGTTGATGTGCAAGGAGAATAG
- the hslV gene encoding ATP-dependent protease subunit HslV — MFHATTILAYKGKNKSVIGGDGQVSFGNTVLKGNAVKIRKIHNGKVLAGFAGSTADAFNLFDMFEKNLEHTKGDLLKAVIEFSKEWRKDKYLRKLEAMMLVLDRDKIFLLSGTGDVVEPEDGKIAAIGSGGNYALSAARALDKFADIDEEELVKESLKIAGEICIYTNTNIKTYVLE, encoded by the coding sequence ATGTTTCATGCGACAACCATCTTAGCCTACAAAGGCAAAAACAAATCAGTCATCGGCGGCGACGGCCAGGTAAGCTTTGGCAACACCGTCTTAAAAGGCAATGCCGTAAAAATTCGCAAAATTCATAACGGCAAAGTCCTAGCTGGCTTTGCTGGCAGCACTGCTGACGCGTTTAACCTCTTTGATATGTTTGAGAAAAATTTGGAACATACAAAGGGCGACTTGCTAAAGGCGGTGATAGAATTTAGCAAAGAATGGCGCAAAGACAAGTATCTAAGAAAGCTTGAAGCGATGATGCTTGTGCTTGATAGGGATAAAATTTTCTTACTTAGTGGCACTGGAGATGTAGTAGAACCTGAAGATGGTAAGATAGCAGCTATCGGAAGCGGTGGCAACTATGCCCTTTCAGCAGCCCGTGCCTTAGATAAATTTGCCGATATAGACGAAGAAGAGCTAGTCAAAGAGAGTCTCAAGATCGCCGGCGAAATTTGCATCTATACAAATACAAACATCAAAACTTATGTTTTAGAATAA
- a CDS encoding RNA polymerase factor sigma-54, which translates to MLRQKQTLAPKIKLNQTLRSWLPILQSRLDELKETLEPFIKDNPFATIEHKNLEKSEKKRNFFEQASKNSVSESIEALSIYKESLYEKLISQINPPLFPTQKSQDIAYKIIECLDDEGYFSYDDEIFVGFDESEIERVRARFAYLEPCGVGAKDVKESFLFQLSEAEASDEIIECAKKIILNFENIEKLRKLKFYDDALKIIKKFKNPPAIEYLEEASQKVPDIFVLSTSSGISVQINDEYYPEISIDTEGLDEKEAFVSSRIKEASELIDALEMRKSTLYKIGLMIVEYQYDYFLGGDIKPMKLKDLADELGRNPSTISRAISNKYLSCARGTIALKNFFSTGFDEETSNAAIKEFLLELIKGEDHKKPLSDLKIQELIQAKFNIQIVRRTITKYRKILNIGSSSQRKRVYQING; encoded by the coding sequence ATGCTAAGGCAAAAGCAAACTTTAGCGCCAAAGATCAAACTAAACCAAACGCTACGAAGCTGGCTTCCTATCCTTCAAAGTAGGCTTGATGAGCTAAAAGAGACGCTTGAGCCTTTTATAAAAGATAATCCCTTCGCCACGATCGAACATAAAAATTTAGAAAAAAGCGAAAAAAAGCGAAATTTTTTCGAGCAAGCCAGTAAAAATTCGGTAAGTGAGAGCATCGAGGCTTTAAGCATTTATAAAGAAAGCCTTTATGAAAAGCTAATTAGTCAGATCAATCCACCACTTTTCCCCACGCAAAAGTCACAAGATATCGCATATAAGATCATTGAGTGTTTAGATGACGAGGGTTATTTTTCATATGATGATGAAATTTTTGTGGGCTTTGACGAGAGCGAAATTGAGCGAGTGAGGGCTAGATTTGCCTACCTTGAGCCATGTGGCGTGGGCGCAAAGGATGTGAAAGAGAGCTTTTTGTTTCAGCTAAGCGAGGCAGAGGCAAGTGATGAGATCATAGAGTGCGCGAAAAAGATTATCTTAAATTTTGAAAATATAGAAAAGCTTAGAAAGCTTAAATTTTACGACGATGCACTAAAGATCATAAAAAAATTTAAAAATCCACCAGCTATTGAATATCTAGAAGAGGCTAGTCAAAAAGTGCCTGATATCTTCGTGCTAAGCACAAGTAGTGGCATAAGCGTGCAGATAAATGACGAGTACTATCCCGAAATTTCGATTGACACCGAAGGATTAGATGAGAAAGAGGCCTTTGTAAGCTCACGTATAAAAGAGGCAAGCGAGCTCATAGATGCCCTTGAAATGAGAAAATCAACGCTTTATAAAATAGGGCTTATGATAGTTGAGTATCAGTACGACTACTTCTTGGGCGGCGACATAAAACCTATGAAGCTAAAAGATCTAGCAGACGAGCTTGGACGCAATCCGTCAACCATCTCAAGAGCTATTTCAAATAAATATCTAAGCTGTGCAAGGGGCACTATTGCGCTTAAAAATTTCTTTTCAACTGGCTTTGACGAGGAGACTTCAAATGCTGCAATAAAGGAATTTTTACTAGAGCTCATTAAAGGCGAAGACCACAAAAAGCCACTTTCTGATCTAAAAATCCAAGAGCTGATCCAAGCTAAATTTAACATCCAAATAGTTCGCCGCACTATCACAAAATACCGCAAAATTCTAAACATCGGCAGCTCAAGCCAGCGAAAAAGAGTCTATCAGATAAACGGCTAA
- the hslU gene encoding HslU--HslV peptidase ATPase subunit — protein MNLTPREIVKFLDDYVIGQKDAKKIIAIALRNRYRRMKLEKSLQDDIMPKNILMIGSTGVGKTEIARRLSKMMGLPFIKVEASKYTEVGFVGRDVESMVRDLAMASYNLVKNEQSEKNQDKINAYIEEKIVSKLLPPLPKGASEDKQAEYSKSYEKMLNRLRNGELDELSIEIEVQQNPLEAGSNVPPDMAQMQESFIKIIGIGGKNIKKEMKVKDAKKALQSEANDKILDLESVKTEALRRAENEGIIFIDEIDKVAVGSGSSNRQDPSKEGVQRDLLPIVEGSNVNTKFGNLKTDHILFIAAGAFHISKPSDLIPELQGRFPLRVELDSLDEDALYQILTQPKNSLLKQYIALLSTENVELEFDDEAIKEIARIAHAANEKMEDIGARRLHTVIERVIEDISFEASEKSGEKINVTKELVKERLKDVVEDQDLARYIL, from the coding sequence ATGAACTTAACACCAAGAGAAATTGTTAAATTTTTAGATGACTATGTGATCGGTCAAAAGGACGCCAAAAAGATCATAGCGATCGCACTTCGCAACAGATATCGCCGCATGAAGCTTGAAAAAAGCCTGCAAGATGACATCATGCCAAAAAATATCTTGATGATCGGCTCAACTGGCGTTGGTAAAACTGAGATCGCAAGGCGACTTTCAAAGATGATGGGACTGCCATTTATCAAGGTTGAGGCTAGTAAATATACTGAGGTTGGCTTTGTTGGCCGTGACGTTGAGAGCATGGTAAGAGACCTTGCAATGGCCTCATATAATCTCGTAAAAAACGAGCAAAGCGAAAAAAACCAAGATAAAATCAACGCCTACATCGAAGAAAAGATCGTCTCAAAGTTACTTCCGCCACTTCCAAAAGGTGCAAGTGAAGATAAACAAGCAGAGTACTCTAAGAGCTATGAAAAAATGCTAAATAGGCTAAGAAACGGCGAGCTTGACGAGCTAAGTATAGAGATAGAGGTACAGCAAAACCCGCTTGAAGCTGGCTCAAATGTGCCACCTGATATGGCGCAGATGCAAGAGAGCTTTATAAAGATAATTGGCATTGGCGGTAAAAATATCAAAAAAGAGATGAAGGTAAAAGACGCCAAAAAAGCTCTTCAAAGCGAGGCAAATGATAAAATTTTAGACCTTGAGAGCGTAAAAACAGAGGCTTTAAGAAGAGCTGAAAACGAGGGCATCATCTTTATAGACGAGATCGATAAGGTGGCCGTTGGCTCAGGTAGCTCAAATAGACAAGATCCTAGCAAAGAAGGCGTGCAAAGAGACTTGCTACCGATCGTTGAGGGCTCAAATGTAAATACAAAATTTGGAAATTTAAAGACAGATCATATTTTATTTATCGCTGCTGGTGCCTTTCATATAAGCAAGCCAAGCGATCTCATCCCAGAGCTTCAAGGCCGTTTTCCACTAAGAGTCGAGCTTGATAGCCTTGATGAGGACGCGCTTTATCAAATTTTAACTCAGCCAAAAAATTCGCTTTTAAAACAATACATCGCCCTACTCTCAACCGAAAATGTTGAGCTAGAATTTGACGATGAAGCGATAAAAGAGATAGCCAGGATCGCTCACGCAGCAAATGAAAAGATGGAAGACATCGGCGCTAGACGCCTTCATACGGTGATCGAGCGCGTGATAGAAGATATCAGCTTTGAGGCTAGCGAAAAAAGCGGCGAGAAGATAAATGTGACAAAAGAGCTTGTAAAAGAGCGCCTAAAAGACGTGGTTGAGGATCAAGATCTAGCGAGGTACATACTTTGA